The following coding sequences are from one Lolium rigidum isolate FL_2022 unplaced genomic scaffold, APGP_CSIRO_Lrig_0.1 contig_60576_1, whole genome shotgun sequence window:
- the LOC124681923 gene encoding nucleobase-ascorbate transporter 6-like, producing the protein MAGGGGGGGGGGQKQDDLTPHPVKDQLPGVSYCITSPPPWPEAILLGFQHYLVMLGTTVIIPTALVPQMGGNNEDKAVVIQTLLFVAGINTLLQSFFGTRLPAVIGGSFTFVLPTISIILAGRYANEPDPHTKFLKIMRGTQGALIVASALQIIVGFSGLWRNVARYLSPLSAAPLIALVGFGLYELGFPSVAKCVEIGLPELILLVIFAMYLPHAVHMMRSIFDRFAVLFTIPIVWLYAYLLTVGGAYRNAAPKTQFHCRTDRSGLIGGAPWIRVPYPFQWGAPTFDAGEAFAMMAASFVALVESTGTFIAVSRFASATPLPPSVLSRGVGWQGVGILLDGLFGTGNGSSVSIENAGLLALTRVGSRRVVQISAGFMIFFSILGKFGAVFASIPAPIFAALYCVFFAYVGSAGLGFLQFCNLNSFRTKFILGFSLFLGLSIPQYFNEYTSVAGFGPVHTRARWFNDMVNVLFSSKAFVGGIVAYVLDNTLHRHEATVRKDRGYHWWDKFRSYRTDTRSEEFYSLPFNLNKFFPSV; encoded by the exons ATGGCCGGAGGtggcgggggaggcggcggcgggggccagaAGCAGGACGACCTGACGCCGCACCCAGTCAAGGACCAGCTCCCGGGGGTCTCCTACTGCATCACCAGCCCACCCCCATGGC CTGAGGCCATTCTCCTTGGGTTTCAACACTATCTTGTCATGCTGGGAACTACTGTTATCATACCTACTGCACTCGTTCCACAGATGGGAGGAAACAAT GAGGACAAGGCAGTTGTCATCCAAACACTACTGTTTGTGGCTGGAATCAACACCCTTCTGCAGAGTTTCTTCGGTACCAGATTGCCTGCGGTGATTGGTGGATCGTTCACGTTTGTTTTGCCTACCATCTCGATCATCCTTGCAGGACGTTACGCCAATGAACCAGATCCGCATACA AAATTCCTCAAAATCATGCGTGGAACACAAGGTGCTTTGATTGTTGCCTCTGCACTACAGATCATAGTTGGCTTCAGTGGCCTTTGGCGTAATGTTGCAAG GTATCTGAGTCCATTGTCAGCTGCTCCTCTGATAGCACTAGTTGGATTTGGACTCTATGAGCTGGGTTTTCCATCG GTTGCTAAGTGTGTTGAGATTGGTCTGCCCGAATTAATCCTCCTGGTGATCTTTGCGATG TACCTGCCACATGCTGTACACATGATGAGGTCCATCTTCGACCGGTTTGCTGTTCTGTTCACTATTCCCATAGTGTGGCTCTATGCGTATCTGCTGACAgtcggaggagcatacaggaatgCAGCACCAAAGACCCAATTTCATTGCCGCACTGACCGTTCTGGACTAATTGGTGGTGCACCATG GATAAGAGTGCCATATCCCTTTCAGTGGGGGGCTCCAACATTTGATGCTGGTGAAGCTTTTGCAATGATGGCTGCCTCATTTGTTGCTCTTGTGGAG TCTACTGGTACCTTCATTGCTGTTtcaagatttgcaagtgccacaCCTCTCCCGCCCTCTGTACTTAGCCGTGGTGTTGGTTGGCAG GGTGTTGGTATCCTTCTGGATGGGCTATTTGGGACTGGAAATGGGTCTTCTGTATCAAT TGAAAATGCCGGGTTGCTAGCCTTGACACGCGTTGGTAGCCGAAGAGTTGTGCAGATATCAGCTGGTTTTatgatattcttctctattcttg GAAAATTTGGAGCTGTCTTTGCATCAATACCTGCACCAATCTTTGCTGCTCTCTACTGTGTGTTCTTTGCATATGTTG GTTCTGCTGGGCTTGGTTTCCTTCAGTTCTGCAACCTCAATAGCTTCAGAACCAAGTTCATCCTGGGGTTCTCACTGTTCCTGGGCCTTTCAATTCCTCAGTACTTCAATGAGTACACATCCGTCGCTGGTTTTGGCCCTGTTCACACCCGCGCAAGATGG TTCAATGACATGGTGAACGTGCTCTTCTCGTCGAAGGCTTTTGTTGGTGGCATTGTTGCATACGTGCTGGACAACACCCTTCACAGGCATGAGGCTACCGTCAGGAAAGACCGTGGGTATCACTGGTGGGATAAGTTCAGGTCATACAGGACCGACACAAGGAGTGAGGAGTTCTATTCCCTGCCATTCAACCTGAACAAGTTCTTCCCATCGGTTTGA
- the LOC124681924 gene encoding protein LSM12 homolog, with the protein MEVGGEEFAVGVVISAKTTLGEEFEGQIVSFDRPSNLLVIQEGVGRAERGERRNVRVIKANYIQDFTVVGKYDDPLDPAACVLDLAAIHAREEAALRQAEIEAERIGVGVTPEAQRLFDALSKTLPVQWDKTDIVVMKEVRVCSPYLPENVSGGTSAANERVKKVLDFERKRLHVRVPGQF; encoded by the exons ATGGAGGTCGGCGGCGAGGAGTTCGCGGTCGGCGTGGTGATCTCCGCGAAGACCACGCTCGGGGAGGAGTTCGAGGGCCAGATCGTCTCCTTCGACCGCCCGAGCAACCTGCTCGTCATCC AGGAGGGCGTGGGCAGGGCGGAGAGGGGCGAGCGGCGGAACGTCAGGGTCATCAAGGCCAACTACATCCAGGACTTCACCGTCGTCGGCAAGTACGACGACCCGCTCGACCCGGCCGCCTGCGTGCTCGACCTTGCCGCCATCCACGCCAGGGAGGAGGCCGCACTCAG GCAAGCTGAGATTGAAGCTGAGAGAATTGGTGTTGGTGTTACCCCAGAAGCCCAAAGATTATTTGATGCATTATCCAAGAC GCTTCCAGTTCAGTGGGACAAGACCGACATTGTTGTAATGAAGGAAGTTCGTGTATGCAGTCCATACCTACCTGAAAATGTCAGCGGTGGAACATCAGCTGCTAATGAACGGGTTAAGAAAGTG CTGGACTTTGAAAGGAAAAGACTACATGTGCGTGTACCTGGCCAATTCTAA